The genomic DNA GCCAGCCCCCACCGCCGGCGCCAACGGTCAGCAAAATGGCCAGGTCCGCCAGCAGCCCCAGGTCGGTGGCCACCACCACCAGCGCCGCGCACAGCGCCAGCAGCGTGATAACGCCCAGCTCCAGCTTGACCCCGCTCAGCGGCCCGCTATCCGTGCGCAGGAGCAGCCGGCGTGGTAGTCTTTCGCGCCCATCGCTATCCGACATATTTCAGGAGTTCCTCAATGCGGCTCAACGAGTCCCAGCGTCGCCACCTGCGGCGCCTGGCCCACGATCTGAAACCGGTGGTACGTACCGGCAACGCCGGGCTCACCGAGGCCGTGATGGCCGAAATCGAGCTGGCGCTGACCTCCCACGAGCTGATCAAGGTAAAGCTGGTGGGCCTGGAGCGTGAGGAGCGGCAACCGACGATCGAGCAGGTCTGCGACGAGACCGGCGCAGAACTGGTGCAGAAGGTCGGACAGGTCGCCGTGCTCTACCGCCCCAACCCCGAGCGCAAGCCCGGCAAGCGGATCAGTCTGCCCTGACCGCCGGGCCCGACGACTCGTCGACGGGCCACGGTGCCGGCCCGGTGCCCGCGAGCACCAGCACGAAGGCAATCACGCTCTGCACCAGGTAGATGGAGGCGGC from Alkalispirillum mobile includes the following:
- the yhbY gene encoding ribosome assembly RNA-binding protein YhbY gives rise to the protein MRLNESQRRHLRRLAHDLKPVVRTGNAGLTEAVMAEIELALTSHELIKVKLVGLEREERQPTIEQVCDETGAELVQKVGQVAVLYRPNPERKPGKRISLP